AAAACTCAAAATCGTTCTGTACGTCCTCGATCCCACGCATCTTCCAACGGTAGCGACTATTGCCCGCGCCTTTCCGAACGTCTACGTGGGAGCTTCGTGGTGGTTCAACGATAGTCCTTTCGGCATGGAGATGCATCTGAAGTACATTGCCTCGGTTGATCTCCTGTACAACCTTGCGGGCATGGTGACAGATTCTAGAAAACTTCTCTCCTTTGGATCACGAACAGAAATGTTTAGAAGAGTTCTCTCAAGTGTCTTAGGGGAAATGGTAGAAAAAGGACAGGTTCCCATCAAGGAAGCCAAAAAACTGGCAAGACATGTATGCTATGATGGGCCGAAGGCTCTTTTCTTTGAGTAAAAGCTCCAAATGAAAAGAAGCCCCACGAGGGGCTTCTTTTTGTTAATCTTGGGCAGGATCGCTTACCACTGTGATTGTTGCATTGTTTCCCTGCCAACCTTCTGTTTCTCCACTTTCGAAATCTGTTTTGAGAACGACGTTTCCACTTTCGTCTTTAATCACAAAATTGTCGAAGAAGAAAGTAATGTTTGGAGTATCCTTTGCCTCAATATAGATGTCATCTGGTTTCCCAGGTATCATGTAGGGTTCCGATACTAACTCTGTCCACGTTGCAGGTGGTACATCTTGGAGAATAATTGCTTTGTATTGTTCATCGGTTGTTTTCAAAGTAAGTTGGAAA
This window of the Thermotoga sp. genome carries:
- a CDS encoding carbohydrate binding domain-containing protein translates to MRKAVFAWVVVLLVALVVAITGCVQQSAGQPVNKVLKVETGDQSWKTAWYYDIEDYITQDATYTFSIEIYHEEDATVTFQLTLKTTDEQYKAIILQDVPPATWTELVSEPYMIPGKPDDIYIEAKDTPNITFFFDNFVIKDESGNVVLKTDFESGETEGWQGNNATITVVSDPAQD